In one Mangrovibacterium diazotrophicum genomic region, the following are encoded:
- a CDS encoding MFS transporter translates to MNLTLKIARLLLLDRRYFPVAQLFLSLSLMFGTWIVYLPSITQKLGMNEGQLGIALFGAAVGSLISIWIGNKLVRRIGEGRLSLLSVLSMTFFIFSYFLAQSFVQLTALMFLFGLTSGMLQIGLNTVVSTVERRDQIAIMSSCHAWFSLGGLLAAGFGTLLMLALKNPLLHISIAAVMVIILQIFSYRKYLSLNNSIDNDTTAKQPQNLKNPQLWALAIVAVTAMVSEGAIADWSGLYLRDITHASNSQLGLGYAGFSLAMTLGRFSGDYFSNRLGPWQILLNGFLISVIGLLFVFVGSTLASLFGFAMVGAGFSILVPEAYRLATKVDGVSPASGIAFMAGSAYLGFLGGPVLIGSIAKHAGLKVGFVFVLFLVIMGLASAFLLKLKNGNSPLLHIFRFKLKKSA, encoded by the coding sequence GGATTGTTTATCTGCCGTCAATCACCCAAAAGTTGGGAATGAATGAAGGACAGCTCGGCATTGCCCTGTTTGGCGCTGCTGTTGGTTCGCTCATTTCCATTTGGATTGGCAACAAGCTGGTGCGCCGCATCGGCGAAGGAAGACTGTCGCTACTCAGTGTTCTGAGCATGACATTTTTTATTTTCAGCTACTTTTTAGCACAAAGCTTTGTTCAGCTTACCGCGCTGATGTTCCTGTTTGGTTTGACCAGCGGTATGTTGCAAATCGGTCTGAATACTGTGGTTTCAACTGTTGAACGTCGCGACCAGATTGCGATCATGTCATCGTGCCACGCCTGGTTTAGCCTGGGCGGTTTGCTGGCTGCCGGTTTCGGTACCCTGCTCATGCTGGCTTTAAAGAATCCATTGCTCCACATCAGTATTGCGGCAGTGATGGTTATTATTTTACAAATTTTCAGTTACCGGAAATATCTCTCGTTAAATAATTCAATCGATAACGATACGACTGCCAAACAACCGCAGAATCTGAAGAACCCGCAATTGTGGGCACTCGCCATTGTTGCCGTAACAGCTATGGTGTCGGAAGGCGCTATTGCCGACTGGAGCGGACTGTACCTGCGCGACATCACCCATGCCTCCAATTCACAACTGGGGCTTGGCTATGCCGGGTTCTCGCTGGCCATGACCCTTGGACGTTTCTCTGGCGACTATTTCTCGAACCGATTGGGCCCCTGGCAAATTTTGCTGAACGGCTTCCTGATCAGCGTCATCGGCTTGCTTTTCGTTTTCGTTGGCAGCACGCTGGCATCTTTGTTCGGGTTCGCCATGGTGGGTGCAGGCTTTTCAATCCTGGTACCCGAAGCTTACCGCCTGGCAACAAAAGTCGACGGAGTATCTCCTGCATCCGGAATTGCCTTTATGGCCGGATCAGCCTACCTTGGCTTCCTCGGTGGACCGGTGCTAATCGGTAGCATCGCCAAACATGCCGGTTTGAAGGTTGGTTTTGTCTTCGTACTTTTCCTTGTCATTATGGGATTGGCGTCTGCATTCCTTCTGAAATTAAAAAACGGAAATTCACCACTTTTACATATTTTCCGCTTCAAGCTGAAAAAGTCAGCTTAA
- a CDS encoding IMP dehydrogenase, with protein MAKYSNEVSRTFSEYLLIPGLTDKNCNPSNVSLKAPLVAYKKGQKPALELNIPFVSAIMQSVSDHNMAIALARNGGLSFIFGSQAIDTQAEMVRKVKKFKAGFVESDSNLTPSHTLKDVLEMKARTGHGNIAITEDGKSNSKLLGIVTSRDYRPSRDSLDKKIEEFMTPFDKLITGKLGISLNEANDIIWDHKLNSLPIVDENQRFHFFVFRKDYESHKNHPNELHDSNKKLLVGAGINSRDYRERVPALVEAGADVLCVDSSDGFSEWQKDTVEWVKKEYAGKVYIGAGNVVDREGFLYLAEAGADFIKVGIGGGSICITREQKGIGRGQATAVIEVAAARDEYYEKTGIYIPICSDGGIVQDYHMVLALAMGADFLMMGRYFARFDESPTRKMMVNNRYVKEYWGEGSNRARNWQRYDMGGSENLKFEEGVDSYVPYAGKLKDNLDITLGKIKSTMCSCGTISIPDLKENAKITLVSATSIVEGGAHDVILKDANM; from the coding sequence ATGGCAAAATACTCGAATGAAGTTTCAAGAACCTTTAGTGAATACCTGCTTATCCCTGGTCTGACCGACAAAAACTGCAACCCGTCAAACGTTTCATTGAAAGCTCCGCTTGTGGCCTATAAAAAAGGACAAAAGCCGGCGTTGGAATTGAATATCCCGTTTGTTTCGGCGATCATGCAGTCTGTTTCGGATCACAACATGGCGATCGCATTGGCACGCAACGGCGGACTTTCATTCATTTTCGGCTCTCAGGCAATCGATACTCAGGCAGAAATGGTGCGTAAAGTGAAGAAGTTTAAAGCTGGTTTTGTTGAAAGCGACTCAAACCTGACTCCTTCTCACACACTGAAAGATGTATTGGAAATGAAAGCCAGAACCGGCCACGGTAATATTGCAATTACTGAAGACGGAAAATCGAACAGCAAGTTGCTGGGTATTGTTACCAGCCGTGACTATCGCCCAAGCCGAGACTCGCTGGACAAAAAAATTGAGGAATTTATGACTCCGTTCGACAAACTGATCACCGGAAAACTGGGGATCAGCCTGAACGAAGCCAACGATATTATTTGGGATCACAAGCTGAACAGCTTGCCTATTGTGGACGAAAATCAACGTTTCCACTTCTTCGTATTCCGTAAGGACTACGAAAGCCACAAAAATCACCCGAACGAATTACACGATTCAAACAAAAAGCTGCTTGTAGGCGCCGGTATTAACAGCCGCGATTACCGGGAGCGTGTCCCTGCCCTGGTTGAAGCCGGTGCAGATGTATTGTGTGTTGACTCATCGGACGGTTTCTCGGAATGGCAAAAAGACACTGTAGAATGGGTGAAAAAAGAATACGCAGGTAAGGTGTACATCGGAGCCGGCAACGTTGTTGACCGCGAAGGCTTCCTGTATTTGGCCGAAGCTGGTGCCGACTTCATCAAAGTTGGTATTGGCGGTGGATCAATCTGTATTACCCGCGAACAAAAAGGTATTGGCCGTGGCCAGGCAACTGCGGTTATTGAAGTAGCTGCAGCCCGCGACGAGTATTACGAAAAAACAGGTATCTACATCCCTATCTGTTCGGATGGTGGTATCGTTCAGGATTACCACATGGTATTGGCTCTGGCAATGGGTGCCGACTTCCTGATGATGGGCCGCTATTTCGCCCGTTTCGACGAAAGCCCGACACGTAAAATGATGGTGAACAACCGCTACGTGAAAGAATACTGGGGTGAAGGTTCGAACCGTGCCCGCAACTGGCAGCGTTACGACATGGGCGGTAGCGAAAACCTGAAATTCGAAGAAGGTGTTGACAGCTACGTTCCTTACGCCGGTAAATTGAAAGACAACCTGGATATTACTTTGGGTAAAATTAAATCGACCATGTGCAGCTGCGGAACAATCAGCATTCCTGATTTGAAAGAAAATGCTAAAATCACGCTGGTATCAGCAACAAGTATTGTTGAAGGTGGTGCACACGACGTGATTTTGAAAGACGCAAACATGTAA